The Caenorhabditis elegans chromosome II genome has a segment encoding these proteins:
- the F29C12.6 gene encoding uncharacterized protein (Confirmed by transcript evidence): MTTNSSVDTRHNELKLEVEKLHSLEQKCLQGLANHEMNFQQNVTNKPESYEQQFAKTTRDAMVSTYSFLYLNNLKEEKTIELQGIEKRMQDLKKS, from the coding sequence ATGACCACCAACTCATCCGTTGACACCCGACACAATGAGCTCAAACTGGAAGTTGAAAAGCTCCATTCCCTAGAGCAAAAATGCCTCCAAGGACTTGCAAACCATGAGATGAACTTCCAGCAGAACGTCACCAATAAGCCAGAGAGCTATGAGCAGCAATTTGCCAAGACAACAAGAGATGCAATGGTCAGTACGTACTCCTTCTTGTACTTGAACAATCTGAAGGAAGAGAAGACCATCGAGCTTCAGGGAATCGAGAAGAGGATGCAGGATCTAAAGAAAtcttaa